The Coccidioides posadasii str. Silveira chromosome 3, complete sequence genome contains a region encoding:
- a CDS encoding uncharacterized protein (EggNog:ENOG410QDTT~TransMembrane:5 (o6-22i34-58o78-101i113-131o151-171i)): MILGLGIYSVKISFGLFLLRVLGRGKRRVFVKCILAALFVLLLAHLGLQIFRCIPVSAGWSLTERDTAQCLSRTGFMVFNMVICGIDAAIDGCFVTFCVVLFHNLQNTRRFRLAFIVMVAFGYLTCFAAIIKTSMSVYALKVKVKYRGDDYGLWSLLELHLALISTSLPTLGPMFKRFFSSQAESAHQLTTGCYTRRRPERLNLSRLSTAKSFPQATPRPSTIHSESNDFEKNPGNRAGICNYKVEITGPAMPKKIRTSSFGGYRPSINNINENCETGEIISCPPSAFTAKFRSSREESEACPSSPTSGIVRRTDVYVCMDDAVDETCETEGEGTEPRRSKWKF, translated from the exons ATGATCCTTGGACTTGGAATCTACTCTGTGAAGATATCATTCGGCCTCTTTCTTCTGCGAGTTCttggaagaggaaaaagacGTGTCTTCGTGAAATGTATCCTTG CTGCTCTATTTGTTCTTCTGTTGGCCCATCTCGGGCTTCAAATCTTCCGCTGCATTCCCGTGTCTGCTGGGTGGTCACTCACTGAGAGAGACACGGCGCAATGTTTGTCGAGAACGGGGTTTATGGTGTTTAATATGGTAATCTGTG GTATCGATGCTGCTATTGATGGTTGTTTTGTAACTTTCTGCGTTGTTTTGTTTCATAATCTTCAGAATACCCGACGGTTTCGGTTGGCATTTATAGTAATGGTGGCATTCGGTTATCT GACATGCTTCGCTGCAATAATTAAAACTTCAATGTCGGTGTACGCTTTGAAAGTGAAGGTGAAATACCG TGGTGATGACTACGGTTTATGGTCTCT TCTGGAACTCCATCTAGCTTTAATCTCGACATCTCTTCCGACCCTAGGACCCATGTTTAAACGATTTTTCTCCTCCCAAGCCGAGTCAGCCCACCAGCTTACCACCGGCTGCTACACCCGTCGCCGCCCCGAGCGACTCAACCTTTCGCGGCTTTCTACCGCAAAAAGTTTCCCTCAAGCGACTCCCCGCCCCAGCACCATTCACAGCGAGTCAAACGACTTCGAAAAAAACCCGGGAAATCGGGCCGGAATATGCAACTACAAGGTCGAGATCACCGGCCCGGCTATGCCCAAAAAGATCAGAACCAGCTCATTTGGCGGATATCGCCCTtctattaataatattaacGAGAATTGCGAGACTGGAGAGATCATTTCGTGTCCTCCCAGTGCATTCACAGCGAAATTCCGGTCATCcagagaagaaagtgaagCGTGCCCAAGCTCACCCACGAGTGGTATTGTACGAAGGACAGATGTTTATGTATGCATGGACGATGCGGTGGATGAAACCTGTGAGACTGAAGGTGAAGGGACAGAACCAAGGAGATCAAAATGGAAATTCTGA
- a CDS encoding uncharacterized protein (EggNog:ENOG410QDTT~TransMembrane:7 (o34-56i68-87o107-133i145-167o192-217i229-247o267-287i)), producing MSSMALLGDFSLLLYRRNEPEFDPSLSDTSKAPMILSISGFFSGVALLVVFVRLYVRIFVAKRFSLDDFFITLASVCASLLIGYLIFESKHGLGRYTQFLTRSDLSALVKLAYFHFMILGLGIYSVKISFGLFLLRVLGRGKRRVFVKCILAALFVLLLAHLGLQIFRCIPVSAGWSLTERDTAQCLSRTGFMVFNMVICGIDAAIDGCFVTFCVVLFHNLQNTRRFRLAFIVMVAFGYLTCFAAIIKTSMSVYALKVKVKYRGDDYGLWSLLELHLALISTSLPTLGPMFKRFFSSQAESAHQLTTGCYTRRRPERLNLSRLSTAKSFPQATPRPSTIHSESNDFEKNPGNRAGICNYKVEITGPAMPKKIRTSSFGGYRPSINNINENCETGEIISCPPSAFTAKFRSSREESEACPSSPTSGIVRRTDVYVCMDDAVDETCETEGEGTEPRRSKWKF from the exons CTGGATTTTTCTCCGGCGTTGCCCTCCTCGTTGTCTTCGTGAGGCTTTATGTTCGCATATTCGTTGCCAAACGCTTTTCGCTCGATGATTTTTTCATAACACTTGCATCG GTCTGCGCCTCTCTCCTTATCGGGTATTTAATTTTTGAATCGAAACATGGACTTGGGCGATATACCCAGTTCCTAACAAGATCTGACCTTTCTGCGCTTGTAAAACTCGCGTACTTTCATTTCATGATCCTTGGACTTGGAATCTACTCTGTGAAGATATCATTCGGCCTCTTTCTTCTGCGAGTTCttggaagaggaaaaagacGTGTCTTCGTGAAATGTATCCTTG CTGCTCTATTTGTTCTTCTGTTGGCCCATCTCGGGCTTCAAATCTTCCGCTGCATTCCCGTGTCTGCTGGGTGGTCACTCACTGAGAGAGACACGGCGCAATGTTTGTCGAGAACGGGGTTTATGGTGTTTAATATGGTAATCTGTG GTATCGATGCTGCTATTGATGGTTGTTTTGTAACTTTCTGCGTTGTTTTGTTTCATAATCTTCAGAATACCCGACGGTTTCGGTTGGCATTTATAGTAATGGTGGCATTCGGTTATCT GACATGCTTCGCTGCAATAATTAAAACTTCAATGTCGGTGTACGCTTTGAAAGTGAAGGTGAAATACCG TGGTGATGACTACGGTTTATGGTCTCT TCTGGAACTCCATCTAGCTTTAATCTCGACATCTCTTCCGACCCTAGGACCCATGTTTAAACGATTTTTCTCCTCCCAAGCCGAGTCAGCCCACCAGCTTACCACCGGCTGCTACACCCGTCGCCGCCCCGAGCGACTCAACCTTTCGCGGCTTTCTACCGCAAAAAGTTTCCCTCAAGCGACTCCCCGCCCCAGCACCATTCACAGCGAGTCAAACGACTTCGAAAAAAACCCGGGAAATCGGGCCGGAATATGCAACTACAAGGTCGAGATCACCGGCCCGGCTATGCCCAAAAAGATCAGAACCAGCTCATTTGGCGGATATCGCCCTtctattaataatattaacGAGAATTGCGAGACTGGAGAGATCATTTCGTGTCCTCCCAGTGCATTCACAGCGAAATTCCGGTCATCcagagaagaaagtgaagCGTGCCCAAGCTCACCCACGAGTGGTATTGTACGAAGGACAGATGTTTATGTATGCATGGACGATGCGGTGGATGAAACCTGTGAGACTGAAGGTGAAGGGACAGAACCAAGGAGATCAAAATGGAAATTCTGA